The genomic interval AAATGATAAGTTTTATTACTTCAGCCCCCTAACCCTCAGTCCCTTTCCCCCGAAATGGGCAAGGGAAGTCATTGCTCCACAGTCTGTTCCTGCCCCCTCCGGGGGAAGGATGTCCGAAGGACAGAAAGGGGGCTGCTTCAAATATCGACTTTTGCAAAAGCCTCAAGAGAAAAAATGCTTTCATCATATACATCATTCACATCATACGCATCAGTGGTTCAGACAATATTTCAAAATACAACTGAGAGGGGTTCCCTTATGAAACTTCGATGCCCATTCCTTGTAATTCTCACGCTCCTGTACGGTGGCATATCCGCCGCAGTGAGCGAAACGGTGCAAGTTCCGACAGCGGATACAGTGCTCACGACTCTTGACCGTAGCCATCCCCGTCTCCTGGTGAAACAATCTGACCTGGAACATCTCAGGCAGCTTGAGAAAAACGATCCGCTTTTCAAGAAGTACTTCGGGGACGTTCTCAAACAGGCGGATGAATACTGCGGGAGGCCTCCCCTCGAATACATAAAAATCGGCCCGCGCCTTCTCAGTGTCAGCCGTGAATGTCTCGATCGGATGTATGCTCTCGGCATGGCCTGGCGCCTCACGGGGGAGGAGAAGTACGCCCGGAAAGCGGAGGAGGATATTCTCGCGGTCTGCGCATTCCCGGACTGGAATCCCTCGCATTTCCTCGACACCGCGGAGATGTCCCATGCGGTAGGGATCGGCTACGACTGGTTCTTCTCACGGTTCAGCCCGGAGGTCCGTGAAACGGTGCGCCGCGGACTGATCGAGCATGGAATGAAACCCGGGGCGGCTGCCTATACGGGTGTAAATGGTCCCCTGTCGTGGGTGAAGGGCGAGTTCAACTGGAACATGGTCTGCAACAGCGGTCTCCTCATCGGCGCGCTTGCAATTGCGGAAACAGATCCTGAATACGCCCGTATCATCGTTCCCGGCGCGGTGGAATCCATGCCGACTGCGCTTGCGTCCTATGCCCCCGACGGCGCCTGGGGAGAGGGTGGTTACTGGCATTATGCTACCAGATATGTCGCATACGGGCTTTCCGCGCTTGAATCGGCGCTGGGGACCGATTACGGACTCTCGAAGGCGCAGGGGCTCGATGTGAGCGGACTCTTTCCCATCTATACCACCGGCCCGACCGGTCTCTACCTGAACTTCGCCGACAGCAGCGAAAACAGCCGCCGCTCGCCCATGCCCTGCATGTTCTGGGTCGCGCGAACGTTCAAAAACACGTTCATTTCGGACAACGAGCATGCGCTGATGGCTCAGCGCGGTGCATCCGCCCAGCACCTGGTCTGGTATGTTCCTCCTTCTGGTAAGGAAGCGAAAAAACTGGATCTCGACCGACGGTTCAAAGGAAAGGTAGATGTCGCGGTGTTCCGGAGCGGATGGGGCGCCGCCGACCTTTTCGTCGGAGTGAAAGGCGGGTACAACCAGGTCGACCACGGGCATCTTGATCTGGGAAACTTCGAGCTTGATGCCCTTGGAGTGCGCTGGGCGAGGGACCTGGGCTCGGACGACTACAATCTGCCGGATTACTGGGACAGTGAAAAAGGGGGGAAACGGTGGGTCTACTACCGCCTGAACTCGTTCAGCCACAGC from Candidatus Latescibacter sp. carries:
- a CDS encoding heparinase II/III family protein, which codes for MKLRCPFLVILTLLYGGISAAVSETVQVPTADTVLTTLDRSHPRLLVKQSDLEHLRQLEKNDPLFKKYFGDVLKQADEYCGRPPLEYIKIGPRLLSVSRECLDRMYALGMAWRLTGEEKYARKAEEDILAVCAFPDWNPSHFLDTAEMSHAVGIGYDWFFSRFSPEVRETVRRGLIEHGMKPGAAAYTGVNGPLSWVKGEFNWNMVCNSGLLIGALAIAETDPEYARIIVPGAVESMPTALASYAPDGAWGEGGYWHYATRYVAYGLSALESALGTDYGLSKAQGLDVSGLFPIYTTGPTGLYLNFADSSENSRRSPMPCMFWVARTFKNTFISDNEHALMAQRGASAQHLVWYVPPSGKEAKKLDLDRRFKGKVDVAVFRSGWGAADLFVGVKGGYNQVDHGHLDLGNFELDALGVRWARDLGSDDYNLPDYWDSEKGGKRWVYYRLNSFSHSVPLLNNKSQDELGRAEFLKFQSKPSSAYAVINLTSAYTPAAKQVVRGIALVGGRRAVLVQDEFELDAPADLTWAMTTDAEITLQGDHAFLKLKGKELIARILSPVGAQFTMESAEQQPPQRTNRGVKRLLVHLSGKTGAVRMAVLLSPQWEKGGVVTKTDVKQLEKW